The nucleotide sequence TCGGCAGCGGCCTGGCTCACGGCGGCGTCAGCCTTGGTAGCGGCGGCCTTGATGTCGGCTTCAGCCTTGGCAGCGGCCGCATCGATCTTTTGGCCCGCTTGTTCCGCAGGACCGGCAGCGACATCATCTTTCTTCTGGCAGGCAGCCAATGCCACGACCATCATCCCGGCGGCGCACACGGTCATCCAATTTTTGCTTACTTTCATGATATTCCCTTTCATTGTTATCAAAAGACACAGATCAGTTCGCAATATACACCTGCCTAAAATTTTCTAGCGTGCGCTAACGCACATAAAAACATGCTTTTGTGGCGTAGTTGTAAGCAATGGTATCTTGATATCTCTCAGCCACTCTTTCCCTGCGCCGGGCGCGGCAGCGTATAGCCATCGGTCAAGGTATGCAGGAAAACAATCACGTCGGCGATCTCCCCTTCGTTCAGGGCGGGCGCCTGGCCCGGCTGGCGGTCGAACGGCGCTTCCACATTCACATTCGCTGCCAGGCCGGGCGGCAGATCGTTGTACTTGTGCACCTTGCCACTGCTGTCTTTCGGATACCATTTTTGTGGCGCCGTGTCGCGCTGCACGTAAAAACGCAACACCTGCTCCAGGCTGTCAAAGCTGCCGTTGTGGAAGAACACCTTGCGCAGGGCGACATTGCGCAGGGACGGTGTCTTGAAACTGCCGCAATACTCCTTGTGCTCCGTCAAATCGGTGCGGTCCGGGCCGCACAATCCCAGGTCAAAGAACGCCGGGTCCGCATTCGCCGGCAGTTTGGCATTGCGCGGCACGCCGATATTGATCAAGCCATAGTCGGTAAATTGGGGAAAGGCGCCGCCTGAGCTCACCTGGCTGATGTGGCAGGACGCGCAATTGCCCTTGCGTTCATCGTTGAACAGGGCCAGGCCTCGCGCTTCCTGCGGCGTCAAGCTGGCCTGCTTGCGCAGGAAGGCGTCGTACTTGCTGGTGTACGGATAGAAGTCCAACGGGCTTTCCTGGAATACTTCCAGCGACATCAGCGCCCAGCGCAGCGCCTGGCCAGGCTGCTCGAAGATATCCGCGCCATACGTCTGGCGGAACTGCGCCGCCAGCGGCCCCGCCTGCAGCTTGGCGACCACGGCGGCCGCATCGCGGTTGCCCATCTCTCGCCTGGATAACAGGGGCGCAAGCGCCTGTTCGTGGCCAGACTGGGCGCGGCCGTCCCAGTTGCGCCCGCCCGTGGGACCCGCGTCGACGCTGTCG is from Janthinobacterium sp. 61 and encodes:
- a CDS encoding cytochrome-c peroxidase, which gives rise to MKTIPALLLAICVLSACQPAPQKDAPAVPAAHLAGAYAPTLKRQPSVAAMTAMGRAMFFEPSLSVSGKLACASCHSPEHAYGPPNALAVQLGGPELKDAGTRAAPSLRYLQNAPPFTEHYHDDDGDDSVDAGPTGGRNWDGRAQSGHEQALAPLLSRREMGNRDAAAVVAKLQAGPLAAQFRQTYGADIFEQPGQALRWALMSLEVFQESPLDFYPYTSKYDAFLRKQASLTPQEARGLALFNDERKGNCASCHISQVSSGGAFPQFTDYGLINIGVPRNAKLPANADPAFFDLGLCGPDRTDLTEHKEYCGSFKTPSLRNVALRKVFFHNGSFDSLEQVLRFYVQRDTAPQKWYPKDSSGKVHKYNDLPPGLAANVNVEAPFDRQPGQAPALNEGEIADVIVFLHTLTDGYTLPRPAQGKSG